A stretch of the Massilia sp. W12 genome encodes the following:
- a CDS encoding pilin → MKSIKAIQRASQKGFTLIELMIVVAIIGILAAVALPAYQDYTIKAKLGNALGSVAAIKTAVGVCAQENGNVLDNCDGGSSGVPTFTATKEVASATTTDGKIVMTLGTGIGKGVDGKEITLAPTLPADGGSSIDWKTTTTIADNAAAIAMLTKNNK, encoded by the coding sequence ATGAAATCCATCAAAGCTATCCAACGCGCATCCCAAAAAGGCTTCACCCTGATCGAATTGATGATCGTGGTTGCCATTATCGGTATCCTGGCTGCAGTTGCTCTGCCTGCATATCAAGACTACACCATCAAAGCTAAGCTGGGTAATGCGCTGGGCTCGGTTGCAGCCATTAAAACTGCAGTCGGTGTGTGCGCCCAAGAAAATGGGAACGTCTTAGACAACTGTGACGGTGGCTCTAGCGGTGTTCCGACCTTTACCGCAACTAAAGAAGTGGCCAGCGCAACCACCACTGATGGCAAGATTGTTATGACTTTGGGCACTGGTATCGGTAAGGGCGTGGATGGCAAGGAAATCACATTGGCCCCGACTCTGCCGGCTGATGGCGGCAGCTCGATCGACTGGAAGACCACCACTACTATTGCTGACAACGCTGCTGCAATCGCTATGCTGACCAAGAACAACAAATAA
- the moaC gene encoding cyclic pyranopterin monophosphate synthase MoaC, whose translation MSEPTSPLTHFDAAGQAHMVDIGAKSDSRRIALAAGEIRMQAETLQLVAQGNAAKGDVLGIARIAGIMAAKRTADLIPLCHPLALTRVALEFSLDHTQSLIRCEARAETTGKTGVEMEALTAVQIALLTIYDMCKAADKKMVMGNIRVLEKQGGKSGDWKFE comes from the coding sequence ATGAGCGAGCCGACCTCTCCGCTGACCCATTTTGATGCCGCAGGACAAGCCCATATGGTGGATATTGGCGCCAAATCAGATTCCCGCCGCATCGCCCTGGCTGCCGGCGAGATCAGGATGCAGGCTGAAACGCTGCAATTGGTGGCGCAAGGCAATGCCGCGAAAGGGGACGTGCTCGGAATTGCACGCATCGCCGGGATTATGGCCGCTAAACGCACAGCGGACTTGATCCCGCTCTGCCACCCCTTGGCCTTAACCCGCGTAGCGCTGGAATTCAGCCTGGATCATACACAGTCGCTGATCCGCTGTGAGGCGCGCGCCGAAACCACAGGCAAAACCGGGGTTGAGATGGAAGCATTGACCGCCGTGCAAATCGCCCTGTTGACAATCTACGATATGTGCAAAGCGGCTGATAAAAAAATGGTGATGGGAAATATACGTGTCTTGGAAAAACAGGGTGGAAAATCTGGCGATTGGAAATTTGAATGA
- a CDS encoding GNAT family N-acetyltransferase yields MEIRYATAADVKPLAEMGRQVHAQTRFSNFTYQPEKVEKALLQILQYNQGQYGFFVAERKDGSVAGGLVGVIETHIFSDQPVATLVLYEVQSAARMSGVGYRLLLAFRKWAESKQAVELNVGISSGVELQKMDRFLKKLGFRITGGNYSLTIGGEQC; encoded by the coding sequence ATGGAAATCCGCTACGCCACCGCTGCAGATGTCAAACCACTGGCCGAGATGGGACGTCAGGTGCATGCGCAAACCCGTTTCAGCAATTTCACGTATCAGCCTGAAAAAGTGGAAAAGGCCTTGCTGCAGATCCTGCAATACAATCAAGGTCAATACGGCTTCTTTGTCGCCGAACGCAAAGACGGCAGCGTGGCAGGCGGTTTGGTCGGCGTAATCGAAACCCATATTTTCAGCGACCAGCCGGTCGCCACCCTGGTGCTATACGAAGTGCAAAGCGCTGCGCGCATGAGCGGCGTTGGCTATCGCCTGTTGTTGGCTTTCCGCAAATGGGCCGAAAGCAAGCAGGCGGTGGAATTAAATGTCGGCATCAGCAGCGGCGTGGAGTTGCAGAAGATGGACAGGTTTTTGAAGAAGCTGGGGTTTCGGATTACGGGGGGGAATTATTCACTTACGATTGGAGGGGAGCAATGTTGA
- a CDS encoding FHA domain-containing protein has product MAKIIISHNGAVLQEVTINKEKLKIGRHPKNDVVIDNRAISAEHAQILSGPKDVILEDLNSTNGTLVNGQPIKRHFLQDRDVIELAKYRIEYFSESKPQAKPLAQAAMVKVLNGANAGRVLILNKQLTTLGRPGQVAAITRSAHQYLLAHIEGDKNLFLNGNHVGREAKPLQNGDLIMFAGTEMAFIWA; this is encoded by the coding sequence ATGGCCAAAATCATCATTTCACATAATGGTGCAGTGTTGCAGGAAGTGACGATCAACAAAGAAAAATTGAAGATCGGCCGGCATCCGAAAAATGACGTGGTGATTGATAACCGCGCCATCAGCGCAGAGCATGCGCAGATTCTCAGCGGCCCCAAAGATGTGATCCTGGAAGATTTGAACAGCACCAATGGCACACTGGTTAATGGGCAGCCTATCAAGCGCCATTTTCTGCAAGATCGTGATGTGATTGAGTTGGCCAAATACAGAATTGAGTATTTTTCTGAAAGCAAGCCGCAAGCCAAGCCTTTGGCCCAAGCTGCGATGGTGAAGGTGCTCAATGGCGCCAACGCAGGCCGGGTGCTGATTCTGAATAAGCAATTGACAACATTGGGGCGTCCAGGTCAAGTGGCGGCGATCACCAGATCCGCGCATCAATACTTGTTGGCGCACATTGAAGGTGATAAAAATTTATTTCTTAACGGAAATCATGTTGGTCGTGAGGCCAAGCCGCTGCAAAATGGCGATCTGATCATGTTTGCCGGAACTGAAATGGCTTTTATTTGGGCATGA
- a CDS encoding pilin: MTKKTASAVFFVGRAASSGIGREWIMVKRYQAASGFTLIELMIVVAIIGVLAAVAIPAYQDYVMKAKVANAISSVASLKNAIALCSHEHGNILTGCDAGTNGIGVFTPTREASAATIKNGVIELTLAADIGLHIGGKKITMMPTVSDNSTAMIWRNTTDIVESENPAVYLQITKNNN; the protein is encoded by the coding sequence ATGACAAAAAAGACCGCTTCGGCGGTCTTTTTTGTAGGAAGAGCGGCAAGTAGTGGTATTGGCAGGGAGTGGATCATGGTCAAACGATATCAAGCTGCATCAGGCTTTACCCTCATTGAGTTAATGATTGTGGTCGCGATCATCGGGGTCTTAGCGGCAGTTGCCATTCCGGCCTATCAGGACTATGTCATGAAGGCAAAAGTTGCAAATGCTATCAGTTCTGTAGCATCTCTTAAAAACGCAATCGCACTTTGCTCTCATGAACATGGCAATATTTTAACAGGATGTGATGCTGGGACTAATGGTATTGGCGTATTCACACCTACCAGGGAAGCCAGTGCTGCAACTATTAAAAATGGTGTGATTGAGCTGACATTAGCTGCCGATATTGGCTTGCACATCGGCGGTAAAAAAATAACAATGATGCCTACAGTAAGTGATAACAGTACAGCAATGATTTGGCGCAATACGACAGATATAGTCGAGAGCGAAAACCCTGCAGTGTATTTGCAAATCACGAAAAACAACAATTAA
- a CDS encoding DUF2946 family protein, translating into MDEIVLQAMAKWPNVPHCYGWLLLDARGQWRMRDAAAQAAGSAGDVIRHPSLQAFINRNYLSDAQGRWYFQNGPQRVYVNLPAAPYILHCTPQGWHDHTGQAWGAAETIWLTPEGNLLVQSAGRLAWCDDRDLPQLFAACRLHGHEVDEADWLALLTAEHPALPVLDMSLLWEGGSGACRLQRLPQADIAAHFGFCRTPQADQC; encoded by the coding sequence ATGGATGAGATTGTGCTGCAGGCAATGGCCAAATGGCCGAATGTGCCGCACTGCTATGGCTGGCTGTTACTGGATGCGCGCGGCCAATGGCGTATGCGCGACGCCGCCGCCCAAGCTGCCGGCAGCGCAGGCGATGTGATCCGTCACCCGTCTTTACAAGCATTCATTAATCGCAATTATTTAAGCGATGCGCAGGGGCGCTGGTATTTTCAAAACGGCCCGCAACGGGTGTATGTGAATCTGCCTGCCGCACCATATATTTTGCATTGCACGCCGCAAGGATGGCATGACCATACGGGACAGGCATGGGGCGCAGCCGAAACGATTTGGCTGACCCCGGAAGGCAATCTGCTGGTGCAATCCGCTGGCCGCCTGGCTTGGTGCGACGACCGTGATTTGCCGCAATTATTCGCCGCCTGCCGTTTGCATGGGCATGAAGTGGATGAGGCAGACTGGCTCGCCCTGCTGACAGCCGAACACCCTGCTCTGCCGGTATTGGATATGTCGCTTCTGTGGGAAGGAGGAAGCGGCGCGTGCCGCTTGCAGCGCCTGCCGCAAGCGGATATTGCGGCGCACTTTGGCTTTTGCCGTACGCCGCAAGCGGATCAATGTTGA
- a CDS encoding toxin-activating lysine-acyltransferase: MDETCRFRFFADLQSLLLPPLVLDQCKLYQKQSIPWAFFTWAKVSDDVHARLCSGVNKLAPHEWNSGPHVWIIDSIAPFGGLDECLADLRASNLAGDKVHALAPQEKAAVQIWPATAAN, encoded by the coding sequence CTGGACGAAACTTGCCGCTTCCGTTTCTTTGCCGATTTGCAAAGTCTGTTATTGCCGCCGTTGGTGCTGGATCAATGCAAGCTGTACCAAAAGCAAAGTATTCCCTGGGCTTTTTTCACCTGGGCCAAGGTTAGCGATGACGTGCATGCGCGCCTCTGCTCCGGCGTGAACAAGCTGGCGCCGCATGAATGGAACAGCGGCCCGCATGTCTGGATCATTGACAGCATTGCACCGTTTGGCGGCTTGGATGAATGCCTGGCGGATTTGCGCGCCAGCAATTTGGCCGGAGATAAAGTGCATGCTTTGGCGCCACAGGAAAAAGCCGCCGTGCAAATCTGGCCTGCGACAGCGGCCAATTGA
- a CDS encoding nuclear transport factor 2 family protein, whose amino-acid sequence MHAMNSPFYDSPAQAEAAFYAAIERRDLDALMQVWEDSDIILCIHPGDGRLLGRAEIRDSFGAIFAYGRRHLVPREAHVQNLGDVVIHNLTEDFSGATIEDAEMAMRATNVYRRSEHGWRMVLRQVSLQALDLLDDADPHWSVPFAPGIH is encoded by the coding sequence ATGCACGCGATGAACAGCCCGTTTTATGACAGCCCGGCGCAAGCCGAAGCTGCTTTCTACGCCGCAATTGAGCGGCGCGATCTGGATGCCTTGATGCAGGTCTGGGAGGACAGCGACATCATTCTGTGCATCCATCCCGGCGATGGCCGCCTGCTCGGCCGCGCTGAGATCCGCGACTCGTTTGGCGCGATTTTCGCGTATGGCAGAAGACATCTGGTGCCGCGCGAGGCGCATGTGCAAAACCTGGGCGATGTGGTGATCCACAACCTGACCGAGGATTTTTCCGGCGCCACGATTGAAGATGCGGAAATGGCGATGCGCGCCACCAATGTGTACCGCCGCAGCGAACACGGCTGGCGTATGGTGTTGCGCCAGGTTTCTTTGCAAGCGCTGGATTTGCTGGATGACGCCGACCCGCACTGGTCTGTGCCGTTCGCCCCCGGCATTCATTAA
- a CDS encoding alpha/beta fold hydrolase: MTQESRYRAPWWQPGGHLQTILPALFGAKPDVTYRRERWTTPDQDFIDVDFVDGSAPGSPLLVLFHGLEGSSNSHYARALMHAAAQAGWHGAVPHFRACSGEMNHAPRFYHSGDAQEINWILQRMRTRHSGPLLACGVSLGGNALLRWLGESQHSATFVSAACAVSAPLDLARGGAALSRGVNLIYTKTFLRTLKPKCLRKLEQFPGLFAREQLLAAKNLYEFDNVVTAPLHGYRDTDDYWHRASARHILGDITVPTLVLNARNDPFLPGCFLPTQAAASVLLEYPAQGGHVGFACGAPPGRLDWLPQRVLAFLKGHVNG, translated from the coding sequence ATGACGCAGGAAAGTCGCTATCGCGCGCCCTGGTGGCAGCCCGGTGGTCACTTACAAACCATCTTGCCGGCGCTGTTTGGCGCCAAACCGGATGTGACTTATCGCCGGGAACGCTGGACGACGCCGGATCAGGATTTTATCGACGTGGATTTTGTCGATGGCAGCGCACCCGGCAGTCCCCTGCTGGTGTTGTTTCACGGCCTGGAAGGCAGTTCCAACAGCCATTACGCGCGCGCCCTGATGCATGCGGCGGCGCAAGCCGGCTGGCATGGCGCGGTGCCGCACTTTCGCGCCTGTTCCGGCGAAATGAACCACGCCCCGCGCTTTTACCATTCCGGCGACGCCCAGGAAATCAATTGGATTTTGCAGCGCATGCGCACGCGCCACAGCGGCCCTTTGCTGGCTTGCGGCGTTTCGCTGGGCGGGAATGCCTTATTACGCTGGCTGGGCGAGTCGCAGCACAGCGCCACTTTTGTCAGTGCCGCATGCGCTGTCTCCGCCCCGCTGGATTTGGCGCGCGGCGGCGCAGCCCTGTCGCGCGGCGTGAATCTGATTTACACCAAAACTTTTTTACGCACCCTCAAGCCGAAATGCCTGCGCAAGCTGGAACAATTCCCCGGCCTGTTCGCGCGCGAGCAATTATTGGCGGCGAAAAATCTATATGAATTCGATAATGTGGTGACCGCACCCTTGCATGGCTATCGCGACACCGATGATTATTGGCATCGCGCCAGCGCGCGTCATATTTTGGGCGATATCACTGTCCCCACCCTGGTGTTAAACGCACGCAATGATCCTTTCCTGCCCGGCTGTTTTTTGCCGACGCAAGCCGCCGCCAGCGTGTTGCTGGAATATCCCGCGCAAGGCGGGCATGTCGGTTTTGCCTGCGGCGCGCCGCCCGGGCGTCTGGACTGGCTGCCACAACGCGTATTGGCTTTTTTAAAGGGACATGTGAATGGATGA
- a CDS encoding HlyD family type I secretion periplasmic adaptor subunit, whose amino-acid sequence MSQAQTTPQTAPPAVQAAPAASNVIQLRPPARWHDPLQLMQDKAPPKIFRIVLWTLAVLVLLLCIWAAFGKLDIIASAEGKLAAQTLVKVVQPAEAGVLREILVKEGQAVKAGQVLARLDPTVARAERDSVGNVLNEQRLQLRRLQAQLADQSFTLQPGDDKKLYLQVQSQDLAQRRAFSDALAQEQALLQKAESDLAAARQVQQKLEQSLPSYRKAAESYDKLEKEGFMGSLAAAEKQREAQEKAKDLEAQRANVAALQASIAAQQKKIAQLHSNSRADLERELADVRNKIAQLAPNLDKSAYKEGLLELRAPQDGVVKELATTTVGAVLQPGAVLMSLAPQGEALYADVALKNEDVGFVQPGQRAQIKLSAYPFQRYGMLLGKVEYISADASETPKPPASANPQDPASMAAGIATYKARIKLDAQQLHAPQGQVLQLTQGMQVVAEINQGQRTVWQYLLSPVQKTVAEAARER is encoded by the coding sequence ATGAGCCAAGCCCAAACCACTCCGCAAACTGCGCCGCCAGCAGTGCAAGCCGCACCTGCCGCCTCGAATGTGATCCAGCTGCGTCCGCCGGCGCGCTGGCATGATCCGCTGCAATTGATGCAAGACAAAGCGCCGCCAAAAATTTTCCGTATCGTGCTGTGGACGCTGGCCGTCTTGGTGCTGCTGTTATGCATCTGGGCCGCATTCGGCAAACTCGACATCATTGCCAGCGCTGAAGGCAAATTGGCGGCGCAAACCCTGGTCAAGGTGGTGCAGCCGGCAGAAGCTGGCGTACTGCGGGAAATCCTGGTGAAAGAAGGTCAGGCGGTGAAAGCCGGCCAAGTGCTGGCGCGGCTCGATCCGACTGTCGCGCGCGCCGAACGTGACAGCGTGGGCAATGTCCTCAATGAGCAACGCCTGCAATTGCGTCGCCTGCAAGCGCAACTGGCGGATCAAAGTTTCACCCTGCAGCCGGGCGACGATAAAAAACTGTATCTGCAAGTGCAAAGTCAGGATCTGGCGCAACGCCGCGCCTTCTCAGATGCGTTAGCGCAAGAGCAGGCTTTATTGCAAAAAGCGGAAAGCGACCTGGCCGCGGCGCGTCAGGTGCAGCAAAAACTCGAACAAAGCCTGCCCAGCTATCGCAAAGCGGCGGAATCGTATGACAAGCTGGAAAAAGAAGGATTCATGGGCAGCCTGGCGGCGGCTGAAAAGCAGCGCGAAGCGCAGGAAAAAGCCAAAGATCTGGAAGCGCAACGCGCCAATGTGGCCGCCTTGCAAGCCAGCATCGCCGCGCAGCAAAAGAAAATCGCCCAATTGCACAGTAATTCGCGCGCTGATCTGGAACGCGAATTAGCCGACGTGCGCAATAAAATCGCGCAACTGGCGCCGAATCTGGACAAGAGCGCATACAAAGAGGGCTTGCTGGAGCTGCGCGCGCCGCAAGACGGCGTGGTGAAAGAATTGGCCACCACCACGGTGGGCGCAGTATTGCAGCCGGGCGCAGTGTTAATGAGCCTGGCGCCGCAGGGCGAAGCGTTGTATGCGGATGTGGCCTTGAAAAATGAAGATGTGGGCTTTGTGCAGCCGGGCCAGCGCGCCCAAATCAAACTCAGCGCCTATCCTTTCCAGCGTTATGGCATGTTGCTGGGCAAGGTGGAATACATCAGCGCTGACGCCAGCGAAACCCCGAAGCCGCCCGCCAGCGCCAATCCGCAAGACCCGGCCAGCATGGCCGCCGGCATCGCCACCTATAAAGCGCGCATCAAACTCGACGCCCAGCAATTGCATGCGCCCCAGGGACAGGTATTGCAACTCACCCAGGGCATGCAAGTGGTGGCGGAAATCAATCAAGGCCAGCGCACGGTATGGCAATACTTGCTGTCGCCGGTACAAAAGACTGTGGCGGAAGCAGCGCGTGAGCGTTGA
- a CDS encoding peptidase domain-containing ABC transporter, with product MNSIYTDKKSFFWALQGLCALHRKPFSIDLALQQLPDPYDADSLQQALQQYGFSCERMALAAADLGGRGLPLLVWLKAEQQGDEAHYPGLVLQVEQGQVLLARMQDEQPQTLSLAQFNQLYSGYACSVTPQEAAIKDPDAAEPKQRPFGFRWFVPELLKHKKIWQEVLLASLVIQLIALATPLFTQAIIDKVVVHRTQSTLVVLAVGMAIFMLFSAVLGWLRQYLVLHTGNRVDAVLGASVFQRLFRLPPMYFTQRPTGVIAARMHGVETIREFISSAAVTLVLDLPFLLIFVAIMFYYSVTLTCIVLAVLGVIVALSLLVAPLFQEKLQTQFQLGARNQAFLTEYLVGLETVKSLQMEAQLNGRYGSYLASYLQASFDTKQLANSYNTLSNLLEQLMSLLILAVGAWTVMHSTEFTIGMLVAFQMFSGRLAQPMLRLVGLWQQFQQASLSVKRLGDIMNAPEEPYSLLPARDNQAQGLVQVENLAFKYAPELPLLYQNLSLSIKPGQTIAIMGPSGCGKSTLAKLLQGFYQPESGRIMLDGIDIRYLSANELRSYFGVVPQETVLFSGTVYDNLLMANPHASFEQITIACKMAEIHDVIEALPQGYQTEIGERGAGLSGGQKQRIAIARALLKRPKILIFDEATSALDAATAEHFAHTINALRGKVSMLFITHGLPKGLKVDTLYRIGEQGAQQLMNASNQAQNA from the coding sequence ATGAATAGCATATATACAGATAAAAAATCATTTTTTTGGGCCTTACAAGGTTTGTGCGCCTTGCATCGCAAGCCATTTTCAATTGACTTGGCGCTACAGCAGTTGCCTGATCCCTATGATGCTGACAGTCTGCAACAAGCGCTGCAGCAGTATGGCTTCAGTTGTGAACGCATGGCGTTGGCGGCGGCTGACCTGGGCGGGCGCGGCCTGCCCCTGCTGGTTTGGTTAAAAGCAGAACAGCAAGGCGATGAGGCGCACTATCCCGGTTTGGTGTTGCAGGTCGAACAGGGGCAAGTCTTGTTGGCGCGCATGCAGGATGAGCAACCGCAAACGCTCAGCCTGGCGCAATTCAATCAACTGTATAGCGGCTATGCCTGCAGCGTGACGCCGCAGGAAGCTGCAATCAAAGACCCTGACGCCGCCGAGCCCAAGCAGCGCCCCTTTGGTTTTCGCTGGTTTGTGCCGGAATTGCTCAAGCACAAAAAAATCTGGCAAGAAGTGCTGCTGGCCTCACTCGTGATCCAATTAATCGCCTTGGCCACCCCGCTGTTCACCCAGGCGATTATCGATAAAGTGGTAGTGCACCGCACCCAGAGCACACTGGTGGTGCTGGCGGTCGGCATGGCGATATTCATGCTGTTTTCCGCAGTGCTGGGTTGGTTGCGGCAATATCTGGTGCTGCATACCGGCAACCGTGTCGATGCAGTCTTGGGGGCTTCGGTGTTTCAGCGCCTGTTCCGCCTGCCGCCCATGTATTTCACACAACGCCCCACCGGGGTGATTGCCGCCCGCATGCATGGGGTGGAAACCATACGCGAATTCATCTCCAGCGCAGCGGTTACGCTGGTGCTGGATCTGCCGTTTTTACTGATTTTTGTCGCCATCATGTTTTATTACAGCGTCACGCTGACCTGTATTGTGCTGGCCGTGTTGGGCGTGATTGTCGCGCTCTCGCTGTTGGTGGCCCCGCTGTTTCAAGAAAAATTGCAAACCCAATTTCAGCTGGGCGCCCGCAATCAGGCATTCCTGACGGAATATCTGGTCGGCCTGGAAACGGTCAAGTCTTTGCAAATGGAAGCGCAATTGAATGGCCGCTATGGCAGTTATCTGGCCTCCTATCTGCAAGCCAGCTTCGATACCAAACAACTGGCGAATTCCTATAACACCCTGTCCAATCTGCTGGAACAGCTGATGAGTTTGCTCATTCTGGCGGTTGGCGCCTGGACGGTGATGCACAGCACAGAATTTACGATTGGTATGCTGGTCGCCTTTCAAATGTTTTCCGGCCGCCTGGCGCAGCCGATGTTGCGCTTAGTCGGTTTGTGGCAGCAATTCCAGCAAGCCAGTCTTTCGGTCAAACGCCTGGGCGACATCATGAATGCGCCGGAAGAGCCGTATTCCCTGCTGCCGGCGCGCGATAACCAAGCGCAAGGCCTGGTGCAAGTCGAAAACCTGGCTTTCAAATACGCCCCCGAACTGCCGCTCTTGTATCAAAACTTGAGCCTGAGCATCAAGCCGGGACAGACGATCGCCATTATGGGGCCGTCCGGCTGTGGCAAGAGCACGCTGGCGAAATTACTGCAAGGGTTCTATCAGCCCGAAAGCGGTCGCATCATGCTCGATGGCATCGACATCCGCTATTTGTCGGCGAATGAATTGCGCAGCTACTTTGGCGTGGTGCCGCAAGAGACCGTGCTGTTTTCCGGCACTGTGTATGACAATCTGCTGATGGCCAACCCGCATGCCAGCTTTGAGCAAATCACCATCGCCTGCAAAATGGCGGAAATTCATGATGTGATCGAAGCCCTGCCGCAAGGTTACCAAACCGAAATCGGCGAGCGCGGCGCCGGTCTGTCGGGCGGGCAAAAGCAGCGCATCGCGATTGCGCGCGCCTTGCTCAAACGCCCCAAAATTTTGATTTTCGACGAAGCCACCAGCGCGCTCGACGCCGCCACCGCCGAACACTTTGCACACACCATCAACGCCTTGCGCGGCAAGGTCAGCATGCTGTTCATCACCCACGGCTTGCCCAAGGGCTTGAAAGTGGACACCCTGTACCGTATCGGCGAACAGGGCGCACAGCAATTGATGAACGCCAGCAACCAAGCACAGAATGCCTGA
- a CDS encoding M48 family metalloprotease, with protein sequence MMANAVKKICAGFLLSAGITAPAILAQAGSGANLPELGVSGRQDLSPQAERRLGEEVMRDIRRDRDYLEDAPLLEYLNRFGNDLLTVRPDARGEAGFDFFFFGVRDPMLNAFALPGGFIGVHSGLLLAAQNESELASVLSHEIGHVAQRHIARMLGQQKQDALIPLAAMVLAVLAARSNPDASLGIMAGGETLALQRQMSFSRDAEREADRLGFQLLQEAGFDTSGMVAFFKRMQNATRAYTDNTPAYMRSHPLTTERIADIEARNRELRYRQRADSLEFHLIRARARILQDDTNSGWDQARIVFQSQLETQSRQQSAAGHYGLALIALRQGQYVQAGKALRLAQQASQAAEEAALGRKLGQYQHPVLAHLANELAMAQAQDEAGLRQAIILTQTAHQQFPFSRGLALQYAQALRHAGKLDTAVLFLRDQIQLYRQEPVLHEQLAATYARQGKLALQHMSLGESYALRGSLQAAIEQMELARRAGDGNFYDHALIDARLRQFQADLREQNKERSLRGEKGAQAQPSALEQARRHQH encoded by the coding sequence ATGATGGCCAATGCTGTGAAAAAAATCTGCGCGGGTTTCTTATTGTCAGCCGGAATCACCGCGCCCGCTATTCTGGCGCAGGCAGGCAGCGGCGCCAATCTGCCTGAATTGGGCGTATCCGGCAGGCAGGATTTATCGCCACAGGCGGAGCGGCGCTTGGGCGAGGAAGTGATGCGCGATATCCGGCGTGACCGCGACTATCTGGAAGATGCGCCCTTGCTGGAATATCTGAATCGCTTCGGCAATGATTTGCTGACAGTGCGGCCTGATGCGCGCGGGGAAGCCGGGTTTGATTTCTTCTTCTTTGGCGTGCGCGATCCGATGTTGAATGCGTTTGCTTTGCCGGGCGGTTTTATCGGCGTGCATTCCGGCCTCTTGCTGGCTGCGCAAAATGAATCGGAATTGGCCTCCGTTCTGTCACATGAAATCGGGCATGTGGCGCAACGCCATATTGCGCGTATGCTGGGACAACAAAAACAGGATGCCTTGATTCCTCTGGCGGCGATGGTGTTGGCGGTGTTGGCGGCGCGCAGCAATCCGGATGCGTCGCTTGGCATTATGGCTGGTGGCGAGACCCTGGCTTTGCAACGGCAAATGAGTTTTTCGCGCGATGCCGAACGCGAAGCCGACCGCCTCGGTTTTCAGCTATTGCAGGAAGCCGGTTTTGACACCTCCGGCATGGTGGCTTTTTTCAAGCGCATGCAAAACGCCACCCGCGCCTATACCGATAACACGCCGGCGTATATGCGCAGCCATCCGCTGACCACCGAGCGGATCGCAGATATTGAAGCGCGCAACCGCGAGTTGCGCTACCGGCAAAGAGCCGACAGTCTGGAATTTCATCTGATCCGCGCGCGTGCGCGCATACTGCAAGACGATACCAATAGCGGTTGGGATCAGGCGCGCATCGTTTTTCAATCCCAGTTGGAAACCCAAAGCCGTCAGCAGAGCGCCGCAGGGCATTATGGTTTAGCCTTGATTGCGCTGCGACAGGGACAGTATGTGCAGGCTGGCAAAGCGCTGCGTCTGGCCCAGCAGGCTTCGCAAGCGGCGGAAGAAGCTGCTTTGGGACGTAAGCTGGGACAGTATCAACATCCTGTGCTGGCGCATCTGGCGAACGAATTGGCAATGGCGCAGGCGCAGGATGAAGCCGGCTTGCGGCAAGCGATTATTCTGACGCAGACAGCACATCAGCAATTTCCCTTTTCACGCGGCTTGGCGCTGCAATACGCGCAAGCGTTGCGGCATGCCGGCAAGCTGGATACGGCCGTGCTGTTTTTGCGCGATCAGATCCAATTGTATCGGCAAGAGCCGGTGCTGCACGAGCAATTGGCGGCGACCTATGCGCGCCAGGGCAAGCTTGCTTTGCAGCATATGTCCCTGGGCGAGTCATACGCCTTACGCGGCAGTCTGCAGGCGGCGATTGAGCAAATGGAATTGGCGCGCCGCGCCGGCGATGGCAATTTCTATGATCATGCGCTGATTGATGCGCGTCTGCGCCAATTTCAGGCGGATTTGAGAGAGCAGAATAAAGAACGCAGCTTGCGCGGGGAAAAAGGCGCGCAGGCGCAGCCATCAGCGCTGGAGCAGGCGCGCCGGCATCAACATTGA
- a CDS encoding zinc-finger domain-containing protein — translation MSQSNSQNAVELGAKDLPAYCPNPAMPIWSSHPRVFLDLAHGDAKCPYCGTEYRLAPGVTLKGH, via the coding sequence ATGAGTCAAAGCAACAGCCAGAATGCCGTCGAACTGGGCGCCAAGGATTTGCCGGCGTATTGCCCGAATCCCGCCATGCCAATCTGGTCGTCCCACCCACGCGTTTTCCTTGACCTCGCCCATGGCGACGCCAAATGCCCCTACTGCGGCACGGAATACCGCTTGGCTCCGGGTGTGACGCTCAAAGGCCATTGA